A single window of Candidatus Hydrogenedens sp. DNA harbors:
- a CDS encoding PilZ domain-containing protein: MDRTKEIEYVLREALKTGTVGVISIEGKLCPVTVISVTSDYIRVTRTNLADGLFSGMQVALELCSNRGCLVLQTEIIEVPESADEGIVLAIPKNTLNIYLRRFWRISVDIPAEVKPHAHPRKIKAIIRNISAGGMLITIEETLEIGESVDVFFTLKYSAIEKEKTFCLVGSVTHVSFSGKENQVSLKFVGMDPEDEKQINEFVIKTLRTTCPKLEV; encoded by the coding sequence ATGGATAGGACAAAAGAAATAGAATACGTTTTACGGGAAGCCTTGAAAACAGGGACAGTTGGTGTAATAAGTATTGAAGGGAAATTGTGTCCTGTTACGGTTATTTCTGTGACGAGTGATTATATTCGTGTAACAAGAACAAATTTAGCAGATGGACTTTTTTCGGGGATGCAGGTTGCACTTGAGTTGTGTAGTAATCGGGGGTGCTTGGTTTTGCAAACGGAGATTATTGAAGTGCCTGAGTCTGCGGATGAGGGAATTGTTTTGGCAATTCCCAAAAATACATTGAACATATATCTTCGGCGGTTTTGGAGAATATCTGTTGATATTCCTGCGGAGGTTAAGCCACATGCTCATCCGCGAAAAATTAAGGCGATTATTCGGAATATTAGTGCTGGTGGTATGTTGATAACTATTGAGGAAACTTTGGAAATAGGGGAAAGTGTTGATGTATTCTTTACGTTGAAATATTCCGCAATAGAAAAAGAGAAGACCTTTTGTCTGGTTGGTTCCGTAACCCATGTATCGTTTTCGGGAAAGGAGAATCAGGTAAGCCTTAAATTTGTGGGTATGGACCCTGAAGACGAGAAACAAATCAATGAGTTTGTTATCAAAACGTTAAGGACAACGTGTCCTAAATTAGAGGTATGA
- the rpsG gene encoding 30S ribosomal protein S7 yields MPRRREVQKREVLPDPKYNSTLVAKFVNIVMSNGKKSVAERIVYNALDIIKKKLPDKDPLEVFSTGIENAKPLVHVKSRRIGGATYQVPVEIEPNTRTSIALRWIRSYARNRGEKTMEERLAGELIDCYNKQGNTIKKREDTHRMAEANKAFIHFRY; encoded by the coding sequence ATGCCAAGAAGAAGAGAAGTTCAAAAACGTGAAGTTTTACCTGACCCGAAGTATAACAGCACATTAGTTGCAAAGTTTGTCAATATTGTAATGTCAAATGGTAAGAAAAGTGTAGCAGAGAGAATTGTATACAATGCATTAGATATTATTAAGAAGAAGTTACCGGATAAGGACCCGTTAGAAGTTTTTAGTACAGGGATTGAGAATGCAAAGCCGTTAGTACATGTGAAATCACGGCGTATAGGCGGTGCTACTTATCAAGTTCCAGTTGAAATAGAGCCGAATACGCGTACCTCTATTGCACTTCGCTGGATTCGTAGTTATGCACGGAATCGTGGGGAAAAGACCATGGAGGAGCGATTGGCAGGTGAATTAATTGATTGTTATAACAAACAAGGTAATACGATAAAGAAACGTGAAGATACACACCGAATGGCAGAAGCCAACAAGGCGTTTATACATTTCAGATATTAA
- a CDS encoding dynamin family protein codes for MVNNWIDRFAEIWMKFKDNVSKLDLNILDEEDLFAWEKLFLGKLVPHLEREGCLVVAVAGGTNTGKSTILNVLMRQELTATDPYAAATKRPVIIASERKAKQCLNNNMFLEFEAREMKSKEEAIDKSLPNYILLVKEEKSLPDTYLYLDTPDIDSIAKEHWEISDKIVSAGDIIIAVTNDSKYMDDAVIKFFRRAYEEGKIVIPVMNKVDIDNPQAIQIADKQIREFMKKVGMDDNSPHFYFPRYPYNANYVNESIKPLAEITPELPELRDYICSFPVQETKAKILEKTISKFKEEFGTWYRSKFLKFLRTSRSKVKFCEDYLGDMIVGKEFLPFRWIRLVEEIKYELRKHIGYITYFTLFPTSIFSGHRSEIKKLEANIKETEVDIKQKHNEMIEKCFNELLDWLLKSDFISEIDYIDENIKKRLHELNNNRDVIRMKIITKMEPLLSVKSEWIQSEIERIVNDFLKSPNLKGFYGKRILSFILLGAGMIFIVWGLPYVGPWAETIAGGGMIGGSALIETVEYKRFRKDIHLLYEKWIIEKQKELQWILKEEVLQYVLQDIYKYISFAEQFDNEVQNIFNGEFTLQAENIEQARIEAIDNLQNNDIMDEQQL; via the coding sequence ATGGTTAATAATTGGATAGATAGATTCGCAGAGATATGGATGAAGTTTAAAGATAATGTATCTAAATTGGATTTAAATATCCTTGATGAAGAAGATTTGTTTGCATGGGAAAAACTATTTTTAGGGAAACTTGTTCCTCATTTAGAAAGGGAAGGTTGCCTTGTTGTTGCGGTAGCAGGAGGAACAAATACAGGGAAGTCCACAATATTAAATGTTTTGATGAGACAGGAGTTAACTGCAACAGACCCTTACGCAGCTGCAACTAAAAGGCCTGTTATTATTGCCTCTGAACGGAAGGCAAAACAATGTCTGAATAACAATATGTTTCTTGAATTTGAAGCGAGAGAAATGAAGAGTAAAGAAGAGGCAATTGACAAATCTTTACCCAACTATATTCTATTAGTAAAGGAAGAAAAGTCCCTTCCTGATACCTATCTGTATTTAGACACTCCCGATATTGATTCCATTGCGAAGGAACATTGGGAGATATCGGATAAAATTGTATCCGCAGGGGATATTATTATTGCGGTCACAAATGATTCTAAGTATATGGATGATGCGGTAATTAAATTTTTCCGTCGTGCTTACGAAGAAGGGAAAATAGTGATTCCAGTAATGAATAAGGTAGATATAGATAATCCCCAAGCTATTCAGATTGCAGATAAACAAATAAGAGAGTTTATGAAAAAAGTAGGAATGGATGATAATTCTCCCCATTTCTACTTTCCCCGATATCCCTATAATGCAAATTATGTGAACGAATCTATTAAACCATTGGCAGAAATTACCCCTGAATTGCCTGAATTAAGAGATTATATCTGTTCTTTTCCTGTGCAGGAGACAAAAGCAAAAATCTTAGAAAAGACAATAAGTAAATTTAAGGAAGAATTTGGGACATGGTATAGAAGTAAATTTTTAAAATTTTTACGAACATCCCGCTCAAAGGTAAAATTTTGTGAAGATTATCTTGGGGACATGATTGTAGGGAAGGAATTTCTCCCGTTTCGTTGGATACGGTTAGTAGAAGAGATTAAATACGAGTTAAGAAAACATATCGGTTATATTACTTACTTCACTTTATTCCCCACCTCTATTTTTTCTGGACATCGAAGCGAAATCAAAAAATTGGAAGCCAATATAAAAGAGACAGAGGTAGATATTAAACAAAAACACAATGAAATGATAGAAAAATGCTTTAATGAACTTTTAGATTGGTTATTAAAATCGGATTTTATCTCTGAAATAGATTACATAGATGAGAATATCAAAAAAAGATTACATGAATTGAATAATAATCGAGATGTAATAAGAATGAAAATCATTACAAAAATGGAGCCTCTTCTTTCTGTAAAATCTGAGTGGATACAGAGTGAAATAGAAAGGATTGTGAATGATTTTTTAAAATCTCCTAATTTAAAAGGTTTTTATGGTAAGAGGATTCTATCATTTATACTTTTAGGTGCAGGTATGATATTTATAGTTTGGGGGTTGCCCTATGTTGGGCCTTGGGCAGAAACTATAGCGGGAGGAGGAATGATTGGAGGTTCTGCACTTATTGAAACGGTTGAATATAAAAGATTCCGAAAAGATATACATTTACTTTATGAGAAATGGATAATAGAAAAACAGAAAGAACTTCAATGGATATTGAAGGAAGAAGTTTTACAATATGTGCTCCAAGATATATATAAATATATAAGTTTTGCAGAGCAGTTTGATAACGAAGTTCAGAATATTTTTAATGGGGAGTTTACTTTGCAAGCAGAAAATATAGAGCAAGCCCGAATTGAAGCAATTGATAATCTACAGAATAATGATATTATGGACGAACAACAATTATAG
- a CDS encoding 30S ribosomal protein THX yields the protein MGKGDRRTKRGKIWRGTYGKTRPKPGSKKADK from the coding sequence ATGGGTAAAGGAGACCGACGAACGAAGCGTGGAAAGATTTGGCGCGGAACCTACGGTAAGACGAGGCCGAAGCCTGGAAGTAAAAAAGCAGATAAATAA
- the rpsL gene encoding 30S ribosomal protein S12 produces the protein MPTIGQLLKGARKPRAKRTKAPALKACPQASGTCTRVYTMTPKKPNSALRKVARVRLKNGYEVTVYIPGVGHNLQEHSQVLIRGGRVKDLPGVRYHLIRGVLDAMGDMGGTASVKDDGGKKVHAGRWVSRSKYGVKKPKQS, from the coding sequence TTGCCAACGATAGGACAATTATTGAAAGGTGCCCGTAAACCAAGGGCAAAGAGAACAAAGGCGCCGGCATTGAAAGCATGCCCGCAGGCGTCAGGTACGTGTACACGTGTATATACGATGACACCAAAGAAACCTAATTCCGCTTTGCGGAAAGTGGCACGTGTTCGATTAAAGAATGGATATGAAGTAACTGTATATATACCGGGTGTAGGTCATAATTTACAAGAGCACTCTCAGGTGTTGATTCGTGGTGGTCGTGTAAAAGACCTTCCGGGTGTTCGTTATCATTTAATTCGTGGTGTTTTAGATGCCATGGGTGACATGGGCGGAACTGCAAGTGTTAAAGATGATGGTGGCAAGAAAGTTCATGCAGGCCGTTGGGTTAGCCGTTCAAAATATGGTGTTAAAAAACCAAAACAATCATGA
- a CDS encoding 50S ribosome-binding GTPase: MFPKANLEKVIHQLEEIADYKGNWEGFLPIAEKLRGGINEIKERSSKIDALLVVAIVGGSGVGKSTLINAIAGDKIAKTSEMRPCTNRPIIYHPPDWEPDSEFKELCELHARSALDNIVLIDTPDTDTVIKEHRNFTKKMIEKCDLILLCGNGDKYLEEATWSIIREVNKERGFVLVETKMTTETPSIMEDWLEKLKRDGIEPLNYFRVNALRALNRKLGTKSEDTETNEFDFSKLEDFLARQLTDAKIRQIKTVNIHGLIEKMITRLDDFLHETEPAINKMKEFIDTKKVEFVVQHERIIRTEFGKESGTFYHLLKDEIAPELHGIFLLLVQMKDRFAGVLSTFSKVIRPWKIIGEIVQSNKEEITYFDKKINEIVNRIVLQISKKSTRELENVQYELAFALDKAQIRKDAVLSMSENFTSNFFNRGVNFLREKVDYYLIQKATCLSNYFFVELFYVPMYIVLAFFFWKIIPGYFLGSYQGTNFIIHSCIVFFVSVFVSFWIYDKVVYVSARSIRKKVMKQFIDYLPDIMNPFVDYEKLINEVKEQIYKIQNLKKNLNL; encoded by the coding sequence ATGTTTCCAAAAGCAAACTTAGAGAAGGTTATACATCAATTAGAAGAGATAGCGGACTATAAAGGGAATTGGGAGGGCTTTTTACCTATAGCGGAAAAGTTAAGAGGTGGAATTAACGAAATAAAGGAAAGAAGTAGCAAAATTGATGCGTTGTTAGTTGTTGCTATTGTGGGTGGGTCGGGGGTAGGGAAGTCGACATTAATTAATGCTATTGCTGGTGATAAAATTGCAAAGACCTCAGAAATGAGACCCTGCACAAATCGTCCTATTATTTATCATCCTCCAGATTGGGAGCCAGATTCTGAATTTAAGGAATTGTGTGAATTACATGCCCGTTCTGCCCTTGATAATATTGTTCTTATAGATACCCCAGATACAGATACGGTTATTAAAGAACATCGAAATTTTACAAAAAAGATGATAGAGAAATGCGACCTTATCCTTCTTTGTGGAAATGGAGATAAATATCTCGAAGAGGCAACATGGAGTATTATTCGTGAAGTGAACAAAGAACGGGGTTTTGTTCTGGTGGAAACAAAAATGACTACGGAAACACCATCTATCATGGAGGACTGGCTGGAGAAATTAAAACGGGATGGAATAGAGCCTCTAAATTATTTCCGTGTAAATGCCCTTCGTGCGTTGAATAGGAAATTAGGGACAAAATCAGAGGATACGGAAACAAATGAATTTGATTTTTCGAAATTAGAAGATTTTCTTGCTCGACAACTTACGGATGCAAAGATTCGTCAGATAAAGACGGTAAATATTCATGGTTTGATAGAGAAAATGATAACAAGATTAGATGACTTCTTGCATGAAACAGAGCCTGCAATTAACAAAATGAAGGAATTTATTGATACGAAAAAAGTAGAGTTCGTAGTACAACATGAACGAATTATTCGGACAGAGTTTGGAAAGGAGTCGGGCACATTTTATCATCTATTGAAAGATGAAATTGCACCTGAATTGCATGGAATTTTTTTATTACTTGTCCAGATGAAGGATCGTTTTGCAGGGGTTTTAAGTACTTTTTCTAAAGTGATTCGCCCATGGAAAATCATAGGTGAAATAGTTCAGTCTAACAAAGAAGAGATTACTTATTTTGATAAGAAAATTAATGAGATTGTTAATAGAATTGTATTGCAGATTTCAAAGAAAAGTACTCGTGAATTAGAGAATGTTCAGTATGAACTTGCCTTTGCTCTTGATAAGGCACAGATTCGCAAAGATGCAGTTTTATCTATGTCTGAAAATTTCACATCAAATTTTTTTAATAGAGGGGTTAATTTTTTAAGAGAAAAGGTTGATTATTATCTCATACAGAAGGCAACGTGTTTGTCAAACTATTTTTTTGTGGAATTGTTTTATGTGCCTATGTATATAGTGCTGGCATTTTTTTTCTGGAAAATTATTCCGGGCTATTTCTTAGGTTCGTATCAAGGAACAAATTTTATTATTCATTCTTGTATTGTCTTTTTTGTCAGTGTGTTTGTCAGTTTTTGGATATATGATAAAGTTGTTTATGTTAGTGCAAGAAGTATACGAAAGAAAGTCATGAAGCAGTTTATAGATTATCTGCCAGATATTATGAATCCATTTGTAGACTATGAAAAGCTTATCAACGAAGTGAAAGAACAGATTTATAAGATTCAGAATTTAAAAAAGAATTTGAATCTTTGA